One genomic window of Desulfuromonas sp. AOP6 includes the following:
- the dnaN gene encoding DNA polymerase III subunit beta, which yields MYFIISKDHFLKGLGKVQGIVEKRNTIPILSNVLIEAKDNEVIFTATDLEVGMQTSYESDVKQNGKITVSAKKIYEIVKELPDKDISFKAKDNSWIEIKCNKSIFNIVGLSSDEFPFFPAIQNISYFDVNSEIIKEMLDKTSFSISNDETKYNLNGIFVKTINYKNENKLRFVSTDGHRLSLIQKNTEVSDISELKKGIIIPKKGITELRKIVDESFNSIKIGFIDNNLVVIQGKTTVLMRLVDGEFPDYDRVIPKENNIDIEINVNEFFHALKRISILASEKSKGVKFLFKENILEISSSNPDYGDAKEDLTINYNGPELSIGFNAKYLIDIMSSFTDKNIKISIKDNLSPGLLTPVDSSDYIAVVMPMRI from the coding sequence ATGTATTTTATAATCTCAAAAGATCATTTTCTTAAAGGTTTAGGAAAAGTTCAGGGAATTGTAGAAAAAAGAAACACTATTCCTATATTATCAAACGTGTTAATCGAAGCAAAAGACAATGAAGTGATTTTTACTGCGACTGATTTAGAGGTGGGCATGCAGACATCTTATGAATCAGACGTAAAACAAAATGGAAAAATAACGGTTTCGGCAAAAAAAATATATGAAATTGTAAAAGAGTTGCCAGATAAAGATATCTCTTTCAAAGCAAAAGATAATTCATGGATAGAAATAAAGTGTAACAAATCTATTTTTAATATAGTCGGATTATCATCCGATGAATTTCCTTTTTTTCCAGCAATTCAAAATATTTCCTATTTCGATGTAAATTCAGAAATAATAAAAGAAATGTTGGATAAAACCTCTTTTTCTATTTCAAATGACGAAACGAAATATAATCTCAACGGTATTTTTGTAAAAACCATAAATTACAAAAACGAAAATAAACTAAGATTTGTTTCTACTGATGGCCACAGATTATCTTTAATTCAAAAGAATACTGAGGTAAGTGATATTTCTGAATTAAAAAAAGGAATTATAATACCTAAAAAAGGGATAACAGAATTAAGAAAAATAGTCGATGAAAGTTTTAATTCAATAAAAATAGGATTTATCGATAATAATCTTGTTGTAATACAGGGAAAAACAACGGTTTTAATGAGGTTAGTAGATGGAGAATTTCCCGATTATGATCGCGTTATTCCAAAAGAAAACAACATAGATATAGAAATAAATGTGAACGAATTTTTTCATGCACTTAAAAGAATTTCTATTTTGGCAAGTGAAAAATCGAAAGGGGTCAAATTTTTATTCAAGGAAAATATATTAGAAATATCATCTTCTAATCCAGACTATGGCGATGCTAAAGAAGATCTAACTATAAATTATAATGGTCCTGAATTATCAATTGGATTCAACGCAAAGTATCTCATAGATATAATGAGTAGTTTTACAGATAAAAATATTAAAATTTCAATCAAGGATAATTTATCACCAGGACTTCTCACCCCGGTTGATAGTTCAGATTATATAGCTGTAGTTATGCCAATGCGAATTTAA
- the recF gene encoding DNA replication and repair protein RecF (All proteins in this family for which functions are known are DNA-binding proteins that assist the filamentation of RecA onto DNA for the initiation of recombination or recombinational repair.), translating to MILKNLNIKNFRNLHTLKLDFSEKFNFIYGKNGQGKTNIIEAIYLLANLKSFRVSKNSELITFHKNKASINSTVNFSNYNNIYNLIIENESKKIFINDKKPTNLNDYYGDLKVIVFNPDDINIIKGYPQQRRALLDRAIFLSDKNYLNKLIFFNKCLKQRNLILKNDTKNIDVYNEIFLKSSFDIYYERKKYINRIKPIFNKIYKEITNNNEDPNIIYNENDIKILMAKLEENIEKNIEKEKIYGMTLYGPHRDDPFFLLNDLLIKKYGSQGQQKSFMLAFKSAQVFDIKNETGFCPILLLDDMTSELDSDRRKYFYKFLFNHEGQVFLTGTDKNVFEDKVFMASKFFEVINGSIN from the coding sequence ATGATTTTAAAAAACCTAAATATCAAAAACTTCAGAAATTTACATACTCTAAAATTGGATTTTTCTGAAAAATTTAATTTTATTTATGGTAAGAACGGTCAAGGTAAAACGAATATAATTGAGGCTATTTATTTACTGGCTAATCTCAAAAGTTTTAGAGTTTCAAAAAATTCGGAACTCATTACATTTCACAAAAATAAAGCATCTATTAACTCAACTGTGAATTTTAGTAATTATAATAATATATATAATCTTATAATAGAAAATGAATCTAAAAAGATTTTTATAAATGATAAAAAACCAACCAATTTAAATGATTATTATGGTGATTTAAAAGTAATAGTATTTAATCCGGACGATATAAATATAATAAAAGGTTATCCCCAACAAAGAAGAGCTCTATTAGATAGAGCTATTTTTCTTTCTGATAAAAATTATTTAAATAAACTCATTTTTTTTAACAAGTGCTTAAAACAACGCAATTTGATATTAAAAAATGACACTAAAAATATAGATGTATATAACGAAATATTTTTAAAATCATCTTTTGATATCTATTATGAAAGAAAAAAATATATAAACAGAATTAAACCAATTTTTAATAAAATTTATAAAGAAATTACTAATAATAATGAAGATCCGAATATCATCTATAATGAAAACGATATAAAAATTTTAATGGCAAAACTAGAAGAAAATATTGAAAAAAATATTGAAAAAGAAAAAATTTATGGGATGACACTTTATGGTCCACACAGAGATGATCCTTTTTTTTTATTAAACGATTTATTAATAAAAAAATATGGATCACAGGGGCAGCAAAAATCATTTATGTTAGCTTTCAAATCCGCACAAGTATTTGATATAAAGAATGAAACTGGTTTTTGTCCAATATTGCTTTTAGATGACATGACAAGCGAACTTGATAGTGATCGTCGAAAATATTTTTATAAATTTCTTTTTAATCATGAAGGACAAGTTTTTTTAACGGGTACAGATAAAAATGTTTTCGAAGATAAAGTTTTTATGGCGAGTAAATTTTTTGAAGTGATAAATGGAAGTATTAATTAA
- the gyrB gene encoding DNA topoisomerase (ATP-hydrolyzing) subunit B, whose translation MTEPNSNVYGADSIKVLEGLSAVRKRPAMYIGSTGPMGLHHLVYEVVDNSIDEALAGFCDEVTITIHVDGSVTVEDNGRGIPVEMHSTQKKTAAEVVMTVLHAGGKFDNDTYKVSGGLHGVGVSVVNALSEKLNLEIRRNNKVYKQTYERGVPLAPLLEDGETKKRGTKITFWPDGEIFETTEFSFEILSQRLRELAFLNAGVKINISDERNDKSHEFHYEGGIASFVEYLNRAKTPLHPKPIYFHGQKEGVDLEVAIQYNDSYDEKLFSFANNINTHEGGTHLIGFKAALTRTMNSYATANNLLKNIKTAISGDDLREGMAAVISVKLSNPQFEGQTKTKLGNSEIKGFVETMMNDKLAIFLEENPQIAKRILEKGIEAARAREAARKARDLTRRKGALDGLALPGKLADCQEKDPALSEIYLVEGDSAGGSAKQGRDRRYQAILPLKGKILNVEKARFDKMLTSNEIRTLITAMGTGIGKDDFDISKMRYHRIIIMTDADVDGSHIRTLLLTFFFRQMPAMIERGYLYIAQPPLFKIKRGKKEIYLKDELSLQDYLLDEGTEGMTIQMEKSGKAIRGKQIIPTLKNIIDYNSLFEKLVTKGVNKELLKVFVHGKVQNGFSDMDDLTPLAERLKALEPRADFQPISDPPRILFTLGSIRARVDQNILEILSSHEYTLLLQAYRKIEDICKDEKAFVSSEGKEEAQIDSVQELLTFFMDRAKKGQYIQRYKGLGEMNPEQLWETTMDPDKRVLLQVKVEDAVEADEIFTVLMGDQVEPRREFIENNALNVSNLDI comes from the coding sequence ATGACAGAACCAAATTCTAATGTTTATGGAGCCGACAGTATAAAAGTATTGGAAGGCCTTTCAGCAGTGCGAAAACGTCCAGCTATGTATATTGGTTCGACAGGACCAATGGGATTACATCATTTAGTTTATGAGGTAGTCGATAATTCGATAGATGAAGCGCTTGCCGGATTTTGTGATGAAGTAACGATTACAATTCATGTTGATGGCTCAGTAACAGTTGAGGATAATGGTCGCGGAATTCCTGTAGAAATGCATTCAACTCAGAAAAAAACCGCAGCAGAAGTTGTTATGACCGTCCTTCATGCAGGTGGTAAATTTGACAATGATACCTATAAAGTATCCGGTGGACTTCATGGAGTTGGTGTTTCAGTTGTAAATGCTTTATCAGAAAAACTAAATCTTGAAATTCGTAGAAATAATAAAGTTTACAAACAAACTTATGAAAGAGGTGTCCCTTTAGCTCCATTATTAGAAGATGGAGAGACAAAAAAAAGAGGTACAAAAATAACATTTTGGCCCGATGGAGAAATTTTTGAAACTACAGAATTTTCTTTCGAAATACTTTCTCAAAGACTAAGGGAGTTGGCTTTTCTAAATGCTGGGGTAAAAATAAATATTAGCGACGAAAGAAACGATAAATCTCATGAATTTCATTATGAAGGTGGGATTGCCTCTTTTGTCGAATATTTAAACAGGGCTAAAACACCCCTTCATCCAAAACCTATATATTTTCATGGTCAAAAAGAGGGCGTAGATCTTGAGGTGGCTATTCAATATAACGATAGCTACGATGAAAAGCTGTTTAGCTTTGCAAATAATATTAATACCCATGAAGGTGGTACGCATCTTATAGGTTTTAAAGCCGCATTAACTCGCACCATGAACTCCTATGCCACAGCCAATAATTTATTAAAAAATATAAAGACTGCTATTTCCGGTGATGATTTACGTGAAGGTATGGCTGCTGTCATTTCTGTCAAACTCTCCAATCCACAGTTTGAAGGTCAAACCAAAACGAAACTTGGAAACTCAGAAATAAAAGGTTTCGTTGAAACTATGATGAATGACAAACTGGCTATTTTTCTGGAAGAAAATCCCCAAATTGCCAAAAGAATTTTGGAAAAAGGAATTGAGGCTGCAAGAGCACGAGAGGCCGCCAGGAAAGCCAGGGATCTCACCCGCAGAAAAGGTGCTCTCGATGGTTTGGCATTGCCAGGCAAATTGGCTGACTGTCAGGAAAAAGATCCAGCTCTCAGTGAAATTTATCTGGTGGAGGGCGACAGCGCGGGAGGAAGCGCGAAGCAGGGACGTGACCGTCGATATCAGGCTATATTGCCGTTAAAAGGGAAAATTCTGAATGTCGAGAAAGCACGTTTCGATAAAATGTTGACCTCCAATGAAATCAGAACTCTTATTACTGCCATGGGCACTGGTATTGGTAAGGATGATTTTGATATTTCAAAAATGCGATATCATCGCATAATTATTATGACAGATGCTGATGTTGATGGTTCACACATAAGAACACTTCTTTTAACTTTTTTCTTCAGGCAGATGCCTGCAATGATAGAGAGAGGCTATCTCTATATCGCTCAGCCACCTCTTTTTAAAATAAAAAGAGGCAAAAAAGAAATCTATCTTAAAGATGAGTTGTCTTTGCAGGATTACCTTCTAGATGAAGGTACTGAAGGGATGACAATTCAGATGGAAAAAAGTGGAAAAGCGATACGTGGAAAACAAATCATTCCTACCTTGAAAAATATTATAGATTACAACTCCCTTTTTGAAAAGTTGGTTACCAAGGGCGTCAATAAAGAGTTACTTAAAGTTTTTGTTCATGGAAAAGTACAGAACGGCTTTTCTGATATGGATGACCTAACGCCTTTGGCTGAAAGACTAAAAGCCTTGGAACCCCGGGCGGATTTTCAACCAATCAGTGACCCACCTCGAATTCTATTTACACTTGGCAGTATCAGGGCGAGGGTCGATCAGAACATTCTAGAGATCCTTTCCTCCCATGAATATACTCTGCTTCTGCAAGCATATCGCAAGATCGAAGATATATGTAAAGATGAAAAAGCTTTTGTTTCCTCTGAGGGAAAAGAAGAGGCTCAGATTGACAGCGTGCAGGAATTACTGACATTTTTTATGGATCGAGCTAAAAAAGGACAATATATTCAGAGATATAAGGGATTGGGAGAAATGAACCCGGAGCAACTGTGGGAAACGACCATGGATCCTGATAAGCGCGTTTTGCTACAGGTAAAGGTTGAAGATGCGGTTGAAGCTGACGAAATATTTACGGTTCTGATGGGAGACCAGGTCGAACCGAGAAGAGAATTTATTGAAAATAATGCCCTGAATGTATCGAATCTCGATATTTGA
- the gyrA gene encoding DNA gyrase subunit A: protein MLSEHNKVTINIEDEMRKSYMDYAMSVIIGRALPDVRDGLKPVHRRVLFAMNDLGNDYNKPYKKSARVVGDVIGKYHPHGDSAVYDTIVRLAQDFSMRHPLVDGQGNFGSVDGDSAAAMRYTEIRMDRLAHELLADIDKETVDFGPNYDDSMVEPLVLPAKFPNLLVNGSEGIAVGMATKIPPHNLGEVIDGLVAIIDDPRMDMDDLMRIIPGPDFPTAGFIFGLEGIREAYRTGRGIIKMRARALVEKDKRTGREAIIVTEIPFQVNKARLIEKIAELVKDKKLEGVSDLRDESDRDGMRIVIELKKDVIPTIILNQLYKMTAMQSSFGIIMLAIVGGQPKVLSLRDVLDHFLDHRKEVVTRRCIFELKKAEARAHILEGFKIALDNLDEVIEIIKTSMNSPEAKERLMARFAFSDIQAQAILDMRLHRLTGLEREKILEEYRNILALIARLKEILASEVEIYKIIREEILEVKEKFANPRRTEIVPMTGDLSLEDLIVEEDMVVTVTHSGYIKRNAVSLYRAQRRGGKGKSGIKPKDEDFVDRLFIASTHSYVLVFTDQGKVYWLKVHEIPQGGRASRGKAIVNLLQLSQEEQVTSILPVKEFTEGKYIITATRHGIVKKTDLMSYSNPRSGGIIALTIDEGDRLVSTRLTDGTMDILLASRNGKAIRFPESGVRSMGRSARGVRGMMLEEDDHIIGMEVVTDTTASTLVTVTENGYGKRTDLDEYRIQSRGGKGIITIKTSQRNGKVIDIKLVSDDVDLMFITDRGKVLRTSVAALSVIGRNTQGVRLMVLEPEERIVAVAKLAEKDEENGDTEAEEEAFEGGDQEAEEEI from the coding sequence ATGTTATCTGAACATAATAAAGTGACAATCAATATAGAAGATGAAATGCGCAAGTCCTATATGGACTATGCGATGAGCGTAATCATTGGACGCGCTCTCCCTGATGTTCGTGATGGATTAAAACCAGTTCACAGGCGCGTCCTATTTGCCATGAATGATCTTGGCAATGATTATAATAAGCCTTACAAAAAATCTGCTCGAGTTGTTGGTGACGTTATTGGTAAATATCACCCCCATGGAGACTCAGCGGTCTATGATACCATCGTGCGTCTCGCTCAGGACTTCTCCATGCGTCACCCTCTTGTCGATGGTCAGGGGAATTTCGGCTCCGTTGATGGCGATTCGGCCGCGGCCATGCGTTATACCGAGATACGGATGGATCGGTTGGCCCACGAGCTGTTGGCCGACATAGACAAGGAAACCGTCGATTTTGGTCCAAACTACGATGATTCGATGGTTGAGCCGCTCGTTCTTCCAGCAAAATTTCCCAATCTGCTGGTCAATGGTTCTGAAGGAATAGCGGTTGGCATGGCCACCAAGATCCCCCCCCACAACCTTGGTGAAGTCATAGATGGACTGGTGGCGATCATTGATGATCCTCGCATGGATATGGATGATCTCATGCGAATTATTCCAGGTCCTGATTTTCCAACCGCAGGCTTTATTTTCGGTCTGGAAGGTATCAGGGAGGCTTATCGTACCGGCCGCGGTATCATTAAGATGCGGGCGCGGGCGCTGGTCGAAAAAGACAAACGGACAGGAAGAGAAGCGATCATCGTCACCGAAATTCCGTTCCAGGTCAATAAGGCCAGACTTATCGAAAAAATTGCCGAGCTGGTCAAAGATAAAAAACTGGAAGGAGTTTCAGATCTAAGGGATGAGTCCGACCGCGATGGCATGCGCATTGTCATTGAGTTGAAGAAAGACGTCATTCCTACAATCATTCTGAACCAGCTTTACAAGATGACCGCCATGCAGTCGTCCTTCGGCATCATTATGCTGGCTATTGTCGGAGGGCAACCCAAAGTTCTTTCCCTTCGGGATGTTCTGGACCATTTCCTTGATCACCGCAAGGAGGTCGTTACTCGCCGCTGCATATTTGAACTCAAGAAAGCGGAAGCGAGGGCCCATATCCTCGAAGGTTTCAAGATCGCCCTGGATAATCTTGACGAAGTGATAGAGATTATCAAAACGTCGATGAATTCGCCGGAAGCCAAGGAAAGATTGATGGCGCGATTCGCCTTTTCCGATATCCAGGCACAAGCTATTCTTGATATGCGCCTGCATCGGTTGACTGGCCTCGAAAGAGAAAAAATACTGGAAGAGTACCGCAATATTCTTGCCCTTATCGCCAGGCTCAAGGAAATTCTGGCCAGCGAGGTGGAGATTTACAAGATTATTCGGGAGGAAATTCTTGAGGTAAAAGAGAAATTCGCCAATCCAAGAAGAACCGAAATTGTCCCGATGACTGGAGATCTTTCCCTGGAAGATCTGATCGTGGAAGAAGACATGGTTGTGACAGTCACCCATTCAGGTTATATCAAAAGAAATGCTGTTTCTCTTTACCGTGCCCAGAGGCGGGGGGGCAAGGGGAAGTCTGGCATAAAGCCAAAAGACGAAGATTTTGTCGATCGACTGTTTATTGCCTCGACCCACTCGTATGTTTTGGTCTTTACCGATCAGGGCAAGGTGTACTGGCTCAAGGTCCATGAAATTCCGCAGGGCGGAAGAGCTTCTCGCGGCAAGGCGATCGTCAACCTCTTGCAGCTTTCGCAGGAAGAGCAGGTGACTTCCATTCTTCCCGTCAAGGAATTCACCGAGGGCAAATACATCATCACCGCAACGCGCCATGGCATCGTGAAGAAAACGGACCTGATGTCTTACTCCAATCCGCGTTCGGGCGGCATTATCGCCTTGACCATCGATGAAGGGGACCGTCTGGTTTCGACCCGACTGACCGATGGAACCATGGATATTCTTCTGGCCAGTCGTAACGGTAAGGCCATTCGTTTCCCCGAGTCCGGCGTCCGTTCCATGGGCCGCTCGGCCCGAGGTGTCCGTGGCATGATGCTCGAAGAAGACGATCACATCATCGGAATGGAAGTGGTGACGGACACAACAGCCTCGACTTTGGTGACCGTGACCGAAAATGGATATGGGAAGAGGACCGATCTTGACGAATACCGCATTCAGAGCCGGGGCGGAAAAGGCATCATTACCATCAAAACATCTCAGCGAAACGGCAAGGTAATAGATATCAAACTAGTTAGCGATGATGTTGACCTTATGTTCATCACGGATAGGGGTAAAGTCCTGCGGACCAGTGTTGCCGCCCTGTCGGTAATTGGACGCAACACTCAGGGAGTGCGTCTGATGGTGCTTGAGCCGGAAGAAAGGATCGTCGCTGTCGCCAAACTTGCTGAGAAGGATGAGGAAAATGGAGATACAGAGGCTGAAGAAGAAGCTTTTGAGGGAGGAGATCAGGAGGCAGAGGAGGAAATCTAG
- a CDS encoding tetratricopeptide repeat protein, whose amino-acid sequence MILLFATTWFYVGLEGRQERLFSKAERYFQSGEYEKAERSFRRVYKKYPENEKAAEALYRSADILNLYLKKYHEAILAFLMVARDYDEQVWAQKAQFQVADIYKNRLRDYPKAIVAYQKLLDRGVADADRIQYEIGDAYFRLNNYEQARIEFESLVKSYGESNLVSEVKYRIALAYSLEGQFKKAEKIFKEVIEAYPDDPFALEARFGLATVLEEQERLRESLTVLQKLKGIYPKEDALAKRIEQVEERIRKKKKAI is encoded by the coding sequence TTGATCCTGCTGTTTGCCACCACCTGGTTTTATGTCGGCCTGGAGGGCAGGCAGGAACGACTTTTCAGCAAAGCCGAGCGATATTTTCAGAGCGGTGAGTATGAAAAAGCAGAGCGTTCATTCCGGCGCGTCTATAAAAAATATCCAGAAAATGAAAAGGCAGCGGAGGCGCTGTACCGATCCGCAGACATTCTTAATCTTTATCTGAAAAAGTACCATGAAGCCATTCTGGCCTTTCTGATGGTTGCTCGGGACTATGATGAGCAGGTCTGGGCACAAAAGGCACAGTTCCAGGTTGCGGATATATACAAAAATCGTCTCAGGGATTATCCTAAAGCCATTGTTGCCTACCAGAAACTTCTTGATCGCGGCGTGGCGGATGCCGACCGCATCCAGTATGAAATAGGAGATGCCTATTTTCGTCTCAACAACTATGAACAGGCCCGCATTGAGTTTGAAAGCCTTGTAAAAAGCTATGGGGAAAGTAATCTTGTCTCAGAGGTGAAATACCGGATAGCCTTGGCCTATTCCCTGGAAGGGCAATTTAAAAAGGCTGAAAAAATTTTTAAGGAGGTCATTGAGGCCTACCCCGATGACCCTTTTGCATTAGAAGCACGCTTCGGTCTGGCAACAGTTCTCGAGGAGCAGGAACGACTGCGAGAGTCGCTGACGGTACTTCAGAAGCTCAAAGGTATCTATCCCAAGGAGGATGCCCTCGCGAAAAGGATCGAGCAGGTCGAGGAGCGCATCCGCAAGAAAAAAAAGGCCATCTGA
- a CDS encoding NAD(P)H-dependent glycerol-3-phosphate dehydrogenase encodes MNIGVIGAGSWGTTLANLLAKKGYAVSLWAYEKDLVERMGETRINDLYLPGCTLSSNMTFSAELGKVSAGKDLLLLVPPSQVMRRVMEEAAEAIDPDTLMVSASKGIENNTLQIMSEVLAEVLPGHIRKLTAYLSGPSFAKEVAAELPTAVTVAAENPAIAKKVQEIFSTDYFRVYTNKDVVGVELGGALKNVMALAAGVSDGLGFGYNTRAALITRGLAEMNRLGAAMGADPATFAGLAGMGDLVLTCTGDLSRNRSVGYALGQGRTLNDILQEMTMVAEGVKTTLSTYQLAKKLQVEAPITEQMYLILYENKNPRQAVIDLMQRELKSEAV; translated from the coding sequence ATGAATATTGGAGTCATTGGGGCGGGAAGTTGGGGGACAACACTGGCCAATCTCCTGGCCAAAAAAGGCTATGCCGTTTCTCTTTGGGCCTACGAAAAAGACCTGGTGGAGCGGATGGGGGAAACACGGATCAACGATCTGTACCTACCAGGTTGTACCCTCTCCTCAAATATGACGTTTTCGGCAGAGCTTGGCAAAGTCTCTGCTGGAAAAGATCTTTTATTGCTGGTGCCACCATCGCAGGTCATGCGTCGAGTTATGGAGGAGGCCGCCGAGGCCATTGATCCAGACACCTTGATGGTTTCCGCTTCCAAGGGGATCGAAAATAATACCCTGCAAATCATGTCAGAAGTGCTGGCAGAGGTGCTTCCGGGCCATATCAGGAAACTGACCGCCTATCTGTCCGGACCATCTTTCGCCAAGGAAGTCGCGGCAGAACTACCAACCGCCGTTACCGTCGCGGCAGAAAATCCAGCCATAGCCAAAAAAGTACAGGAAATTTTCAGTACAGACTATTTCAGGGTCTATACCAACAAGGATGTCGTCGGTGTGGAACTAGGAGGAGCACTGAAAAATGTCATGGCGTTGGCCGCGGGTGTATCCGATGGTCTGGGATTTGGTTACAATACCAGGGCGGCTCTTATCACGCGGGGGTTGGCTGAAATGAACCGCCTAGGCGCCGCCATGGGAGCTGACCCTGCCACCTTTGCCGGCCTGGCTGGCATGGGAGATCTCGTTCTTACCTGCACCGGGGATCTATCGAGAAACCGTTCGGTGGGTTATGCCCTGGGCCAGGGCCGTACGCTGAACGACATTTTGCAGGAAATGACGATGGTGGCTGAAGGGGTGAAAACGACTCTTTCGACCTATCAGTTGGCCAAAAAGCTTCAGGTGGAGGCCCCCATCACCGAGCAGATGTACCTGATCCTGTATGAAAACAAGAACCCCAGGCAGGCGGTCATCGACCTGATGCAGAGAGAACTCAAATCCGAGGCCGTTTAA
- a CDS encoding peptidylprolyl isomerase has translation MKTLLVGLLALILASTTGVAAPLVLIETNRGSIKVELASDKAPATVENFLGYVESGFYDGTIFHRVIPGFMIQGGGFDEGLEQKATKAPIKNEADNGLLNRRGTIAMARTQVVDSATSQFFINLKDNTFLDHRSKLPSAYGYAVFGKVAEGMEVVDAIAAEKTTAAGARFQNLPVKTVKILSIRKVSED, from the coding sequence ATGAAAACCCTGCTTGTGGGCTTGCTTGCTCTTATTCTCGCCTCCACGACGGGCGTGGCGGCGCCGCTGGTTCTGATCGAGACAAATCGTGGTTCCATCAAGGTGGAACTTGCATCGGATAAAGCTCCAGCCACGGTGGAGAATTTTCTCGGTTACGTGGAAAGCGGCTTTTATGATGGAACGATTTTCCATCGGGTCATTCCCGGTTTTATGATTCAGGGCGGCGGTTTCGATGAAGGCCTGGAACAAAAGGCCACCAAGGCTCCGATTAAAAACGAAGCAGACAATGGTTTATTGAACCGACGCGGGACCATCGCCATGGCCAGGACCCAAGTGGTTGACAGTGCCACCAGTCAATTTTTCATCAATCTCAAGGACAACACCTTCCTCGATCATCGGAGCAAACTGCCGTCTGCCTATGGATACGCCGTTTTTGGCAAGGTGGCAGAGGGGATGGAGGTAGTGGACGCCATTGCTGCTGAAAAAACGACAGCAGCAGGGGCCAGGTTTCAGAATCTTCCAGTGAAAACCGTGAAAATTCTGTCGATTAGAAAAGTATCTGAAGACTGA
- a CDS encoding endonuclease/exonuclease/phosphatase family protein — MTTVRIMTYNIRKAVGTDGRKDPGRIAEVIAEAAPDIVALQDIDRGENGDQLKYLSSRLGMEAFGNLRCSGSAFLSYYPLKGVSAYDLGEGGCCTKADATLSGKRLHLFNVQLTADSVRRRFQVASLLGPDLLGSCHLCCPTLILGDFADFWLGAGNMALNLELQRAKRPWWGSTYPSRLPLFGRDRAYLRGDLRVIDAVVSRTGMARQASSHLPMTYTLHVVDPRQYLHLKKMKRNGMEVAPG; from the coding sequence ATGACCACTGTACGGATCATGACGTACAACATCCGCAAGGCCGTGGGAACCGACGGCCGCAAAGACCCCGGGAGGATAGCCGAGGTCATTGCCGAGGCGGCCCCGGATATTGTCGCCCTCCAGGATATTGACAGGGGCGAAAACGGGGACCAGTTGAAATATCTTTCTTCCCGTCTGGGGATGGAAGCCTTTGGCAACCTTCGTTGTAGCGGTAGCGCTTTTCTTTCTTATTATCCGCTAAAAGGAGTTTCTGCCTACGATCTGGGGGAGGGCGGTTGTTGTACAAAAGCCGACGCCACTCTTTCGGGAAAGAGACTCCACCTTTTTAATGTCCAGCTAACCGCCGATTCGGTCCGCCGCCGGTTCCAGGTGGCAAGCCTTTTGGGGCCGGATCTTCTCGGAAGCTGTCATCTCTGCTGTCCAACCCTCATTCTCGGCGATTTTGCAGACTTCTGGCTTGGAGCCGGAAACATGGCCTTGAATCTTGAGTTGCAAAGGGCCAAGAGACCATGGTGGGGTTCTACCTACCCCTCGCGTCTGCCCCTCTTCGGCCGGGATCGTGCTTACCTGCGTGGCGACCTGCGAGTGATCGATGCCGTGGTCTCACGCACCGGGATGGCCAGGCAGGCTTCCTCCCATCTCCCCATGACGTACACGCTGCATGTCGTGGATCCCCGGCAGTATCTCCATCTAAAAAAAATGAAGAGAAACGGCATGGAAGTCGCCCCAGGTTAG